A portion of the Bacillus thuringiensis genome contains these proteins:
- a CDS encoding PH domain-containing protein: MQPLEREIHSNMLKVWRIHALIGAAVILTVVIAYFFFMINFNWWGWLFGLLVTGAIIFIPLDYFVFPNLRQRYYSYRLNEEEIEIQKGMFVVKRVLIPIIRVQHVTIEQGPIMRKYNLAELHISTAATSHSIPGLTKEEAEQLKRQIGELAKVSDEDV, translated from the coding sequence ATGCAGCCGTTAGAAAGGGAGATTCATTCTAATATGCTGAAAGTGTGGAGGATTCACGCTTTAATTGGGGCGGCAGTTATACTAACAGTCGTAATTGCGTATTTCTTTTTTATGATTAACTTTAACTGGTGGGGCTGGTTGTTTGGACTATTAGTAACAGGAGCCATTATATTTATTCCACTTGATTATTTTGTATTTCCAAATTTACGTCAGCGCTATTATAGTTACAGATTAAATGAAGAAGAGATTGAGATTCAAAAGGGAATGTTCGTTGTAAAACGCGTACTTATTCCGATAATCCGTGTGCAGCACGTAACGATTGAGCAAGGGCCGATTATGAGAAAGTATAATTTAGCAGAATTACACATTTCAACAGCCGCAACTTCTCATAGTATCCCAGGTTTAACGAAAGAAGAAGCAGAACAGCTGAAAAGACAAATTGGAGAACTTGCGAAAGTGAGTGATGAGGATGTATAA
- a CDS encoding PH domain-containing protein produces MYKRQHPITILLGIRVASLLPLIILVLFKPDEQVEPWYLFYLFLLVVLFIMAIFSAIKWYFKVYWIENNILHIKHGVFVKKESYLNKERVQNISTSSNAIYQMLGLMKLNIEVAGGSSEPEVMLAGIKEDEAKHLISLLHKKETTVKEEIEEEESKTVYQLTTKEVLAAAITSGRFGLVFSGLVLLYTKFDFVLPEGFTSKVEAYVMGNGVYKLIVIALILMVISWIISTAGYVLKYANFKIERKGEEIRIVQGLFEKKEFVLKLHRIQAITVKEGMLRQPFGYCAVEVEAIQSIGAASNEVMLHPFMKKKDVQHLLTYLELPYEIEAEIVHLPKTALHRYFIMGWSISIILTVLIASVSIYFKQYIALFVILPLFIVFSLLAYARYKSGGYELRENQLTVVYRNFSKYTGIMRRRHVQVVGYDQSYFQRKDELCTTLVAVAGRGYEVKHMRKKDSLRIYNWYKEKGNTDV; encoded by the coding sequence ATGTATAAGAGGCAACATCCGATCACGATATTGTTAGGTATTAGGGTTGCGAGTTTGTTGCCACTTATTATTCTTGTTTTATTTAAACCTGATGAACAAGTGGAACCTTGGTATTTATTTTATCTTTTCCTTCTGGTTGTTTTATTCATCATGGCTATTTTTTCAGCAATTAAATGGTATTTTAAAGTGTACTGGATTGAGAATAATATTTTACATATAAAGCACGGTGTTTTTGTAAAGAAGGAAAGCTATTTAAATAAAGAGCGTGTACAAAATATTAGTACATCTTCTAACGCCATTTATCAAATGCTCGGACTTATGAAGCTAAATATAGAAGTAGCAGGCGGCAGTAGTGAGCCAGAAGTGATGTTGGCTGGTATTAAAGAAGACGAGGCAAAACATTTAATCTCTTTATTACATAAGAAAGAAACTACTGTAAAAGAAGAAATAGAAGAGGAAGAAAGCAAGACGGTTTATCAGTTAACAACGAAAGAGGTTTTAGCCGCAGCGATTACATCTGGTCGGTTCGGACTAGTGTTCTCTGGACTAGTACTTCTTTACACAAAGTTTGATTTTGTTCTTCCTGAAGGATTCACAAGTAAAGTAGAAGCGTATGTGATGGGAAACGGTGTTTATAAACTAATTGTAATTGCATTAATTTTAATGGTAATTTCATGGATTATTTCCACGGCTGGATATGTGTTGAAATATGCAAACTTTAAAATTGAGCGAAAAGGGGAAGAGATTCGTATCGTTCAAGGATTATTTGAAAAGAAAGAGTTTGTCTTAAAATTGCACCGCATTCAAGCGATTACTGTAAAAGAAGGTATGCTTCGCCAGCCGTTTGGTTATTGTGCTGTTGAAGTGGAAGCAATTCAAAGTATTGGAGCAGCAAGTAACGAAGTAATGTTGCATCCATTTATGAAGAAAAAAGATGTACAGCACCTGCTCACATATTTAGAGTTACCTTATGAAATCGAAGCGGAGATCGTTCACTTACCAAAAACAGCGTTGCATCGTTATTTCATTATGGGCTGGTCAATAAGTATCATACTCACAGTTCTAATTGCCAGCGTGAGTATATATTTTAAACAATATATTGCGTTGTTTGTTATTTTACCGTTATTTATCGTGTTTTCGTTACTTGCGTATGCTAGATATAAAAGTGGCGGTTATGAATTAAGAGAAAATCAACTAACGGTTGTATATCGTAATTTTTCGAAATATACAGGAATAATGCGAAGAAGACATGTTCAAGTAGTAGGTTATGATCAATCGTATTTTCAAAGAAAAGATGAATTATGTACAACTCTTGTAGCGGTAGCCGGGCGCGGTTATGAAGTAAAGCATATGAGAAAAAAAGATTCACTTCGTATATATAATTGGTACAAAGAAAAAGGAAACACCGATGTGTAG
- the hemH gene encoding ferrochelatase → MKKKIGLLVMAYGTPYKEEDIERYYTHIRRGRKPSPEMLEDLTERYRAIGGISPLATITLEQAKKLEKRLNEVQDEVEYHMYLGLKHIEPFIEDAVKDMHNDGIQDAIALVLAPHYSTFSVKSYVGRAQEEAEKLGNLTIHGIDSWYKEPKFIQYWVDAVKGIYNGMSDAEREKAVLIVSAHSLPEKIIAMGDPYPDQLNETADYIARGAEVANYAVGWQSAGNTPDPWIGPDVQDLTRELNEKHGYTSFVYAPVGFVAEHLEVLYDNDFECKVVTDEIGAKYYRPEMPNASDAFIDCLTDVVLKKKESVL, encoded by the coding sequence ATGAAAAAGAAAATTGGTTTGCTTGTAATGGCATACGGAACGCCATATAAAGAAGAAGATATTGAACGTTACTATACACATATTCGTAGAGGAAGAAAGCCAAGTCCTGAAATGCTGGAAGATTTAACAGAGCGTTACCGTGCAATTGGTGGTATTTCTCCTTTAGCTACTATTACATTAGAGCAAGCTAAGAAGTTAGAGAAGCGTTTAAATGAAGTGCAAGATGAAGTAGAGTACCATATGTATCTTGGCTTAAAACATATCGAACCGTTTATTGAAGATGCGGTGAAAGATATGCATAACGACGGAATACAAGATGCAATCGCACTTGTTCTTGCACCTCACTATTCTACGTTTAGCGTGAAATCATACGTTGGACGAGCACAAGAAGAAGCTGAGAAACTTGGAAACTTAACAATTCACGGCATTGATAGCTGGTATAAAGAGCCGAAATTCATCCAGTACTGGGTTGATGCAGTGAAAGGTATATATAACGGCATGTCAGACGCAGAGCGTGAAAAAGCAGTACTAATCGTATCTGCACACAGCCTACCAGAGAAAATTATTGCAATGGGCGATCCATATCCAGATCAATTAAATGAAACAGCTGATTACATCGCGCGTGGCGCTGAAGTAGCAAACTATGCGGTAGGCTGGCAAAGTGCAGGAAACACACCAGATCCTTGGATTGGTCCAGATGTACAAGATTTAACGAGAGAACTAAATGAAAAGCACGGTTATACTTCATTCGTATATGCACCAGTTGGATTTGTTGCGGAACATTTAGAAGTTTTATATGACAATGACTTTGAGTGTAAAGTTGTAACAGATGAAATTGGCGCGAAATATTATCGTCCAGAAATGCCAAATGCATCGGACGCATTTATTGATTGCTTAACAGATGTTGTATTAAAGAAAAAAGAATCTGTACTGTAA
- a CDS encoding transglycosylase domain-containing protein, which produces MKKVKWTLLGGVATFVVAIVLYKLIVLAGGYMMDEKQLVFHSSSRIVDQKGKEITKLYVENRELVPVEQIPKYVQQAFVAVEDSRFYEHQGIDYPSIFRALYKDTLAGEKIEGGSTITQQLAKNVFLTREKTFTRKLKEVAISLQLEQKYTKQQILEMYMNHIYFGHGAYGIQAAAKLYFNKNVEDLTVEEGAMLAGLPKSPNGYSPYYSAEKSKERRDLVLSLMHKQGYLTAEESVRYQGKTIALYKNLDENELAYMPYIDMVIDEAARLYGLSHQEVLRGGYTFVVPMDEKIQKVAYNQFQDARNFPGKEEGAQGAFLLMDNRTGGIKAAIGGRKYVPRGFNRVFAKRQPGSVLKPLIVYAPALETRKYNPYSLLTNERNSFEGYEPRNYNHEYSKEMTMYDAILESANVPAVSLLNELGVEEGKQYLEKGNVHIADAGLSTALGGLKNGVSTFDLVKMYRSFLANGNIIEPHVIDKVLNRHGAIIGESPKVETKIFSKQTAWYMTKMLEGVVKEGTARVGVYNGALAGKTGTTSLPNDDKGARDMWFVGYTPNLVGAVWIGYDRTDKEHQLQGESASATKLFKKILTKANVEHKEKFMKPEGVETIGSPIRLRRIEDVKMKLSFSPFGLFKTKLSWTPLPDNRIMYRIYRVENGIHTHVSTVNGAGEYEEKFVNIFSKPSFYVVPYNTQTNREGEKSKVAKP; this is translated from the coding sequence ATGAAGAAAGTAAAGTGGACTTTATTAGGCGGCGTCGCAACGTTTGTAGTAGCAATTGTACTCTATAAACTTATCGTGTTAGCTGGTGGCTATATGATGGATGAAAAGCAGCTCGTTTTCCACTCTTCATCACGTATTGTTGACCAGAAAGGAAAAGAAATTACGAAATTATACGTAGAAAACAGGGAACTCGTACCAGTCGAGCAAATTCCGAAGTATGTGCAGCAAGCGTTTGTTGCGGTGGAAGATTCTCGTTTTTATGAACATCAAGGAATTGATTATCCGTCTATATTCCGTGCTCTTTATAAAGATACGTTAGCTGGAGAAAAGATAGAGGGCGGTAGTACCATTACGCAGCAACTCGCTAAAAATGTCTTTTTAACTCGTGAAAAAACATTTACGCGCAAATTGAAGGAAGTCGCAATTTCTCTTCAATTAGAGCAAAAATATACGAAGCAACAAATTCTTGAAATGTATATGAATCATATTTATTTTGGTCATGGGGCTTACGGTATTCAAGCGGCAGCAAAGTTGTATTTTAATAAAAATGTTGAGGATTTAACAGTAGAGGAAGGGGCAATGCTTGCAGGTCTTCCGAAGTCACCAAACGGATATTCACCGTACTACTCTGCAGAGAAGAGTAAGGAACGCCGCGATCTCGTGTTGTCACTTATGCATAAACAAGGCTATTTGACTGCAGAAGAAAGTGTTCGTTATCAAGGGAAGACAATTGCTCTATATAAAAACTTAGATGAGAATGAGCTTGCATATATGCCGTATATTGATATGGTCATAGATGAAGCAGCGCGTTTATACGGGTTATCTCATCAAGAGGTACTCCGAGGGGGATATACGTTTGTCGTACCAATGGATGAAAAAATTCAAAAGGTAGCGTATAACCAGTTTCAAGATGCAAGGAATTTCCCTGGGAAAGAAGAGGGGGCGCAAGGTGCATTTTTATTAATGGATAATCGTACGGGAGGGATTAAAGCGGCGATTGGGGGAAGAAAGTACGTCCCGAGAGGATTTAATCGTGTTTTTGCCAAAAGGCAGCCTGGATCTGTTTTAAAACCACTTATCGTTTATGCACCAGCACTAGAAACGAGAAAGTATAATCCGTATTCTTTATTAACAAATGAAAGAAATTCTTTTGAAGGGTATGAACCTCGAAATTATAATCATGAGTATTCAAAAGAAATGACGATGTATGATGCGATTTTAGAGTCGGCAAACGTACCGGCAGTTTCTCTATTAAATGAGTTAGGGGTAGAAGAAGGAAAGCAATATTTAGAAAAAGGAAATGTCCATATTGCAGATGCTGGTTTAAGTACAGCGCTTGGGGGATTAAAAAATGGCGTTTCAACATTTGATCTTGTAAAAATGTATCGTTCATTTTTAGCAAATGGAAATATTATTGAGCCGCACGTTATTGATAAAGTATTAAATAGACACGGTGCAATCATTGGGGAATCGCCAAAAGTAGAGACGAAAATCTTCTCGAAGCAGACAGCATGGTATATGACGAAAATGTTAGAAGGAGTTGTGAAGGAAGGAACAGCGAGAGTTGGTGTATATAACGGTGCGTTAGCTGGGAAAACAGGTACAACTTCATTGCCAAATGACGATAAGGGAGCAAGAGATATGTGGTTCGTCGGCTATACACCGAACTTAGTAGGCGCTGTTTGGATTGGTTATGACCGTACGGATAAGGAGCATCAATTGCAAGGAGAAAGTGCATCTGCGACAAAATTATTTAAGAAAATTTTAACGAAGGCTAATGTAGAGCATAAAGAGAAGTTTATGAAACCTGAAGGTGTGGAAACAATCGGTTCTCCAATTCGGCTACGAAGAATTGAAGATGTAAAAATGAAACTATCATTTAGTCCTTTCGGTTTATTTAAAACAAAATTAAGCTGGACGCCACTTCCAGATAACAGAATTATGTACCGAATCTATAGAGTGGAGAACGGAATTCATACGCATGTTAGCACTGTAAACGGTGCTGGAGAATATGAGGAAAAGTTCGTTAACATATTTTCAAAACCGAGCTTTTACGTTGTACCATATAATACACAAACGAATCGCGAAGGAGAAAAGTCAAAAGTAGCTAAACCATAG
- a CDS encoding SDR family NAD(P)-dependent oxidoreductase, producing MRENKIIMISGANSGIGHACIKYFLEKSFHVIALDINNNNLIDYMKTDMPLKVVQIDLSNSEAIHNLFTQLDLEKLSPDILINAAGIREITPVLHLSDDMFKKVIDVNLVAPFILSREVAKRWCESKIKGCIVNIASVSGLMAEPERAAYVASKHALIGLTKQMAMEFGKQNIRVNSISPGVIRTELTEEYFSNKALMSMIKSNQSLDTWGLPQDIVSCIEYLISDQARFITGSNFVIDGGWTAGKNL from the coding sequence ATGAGAGAGAATAAAATAATTATGATTTCTGGAGCCAATAGCGGTATAGGTCATGCTTGTATAAAATACTTTTTAGAAAAATCATTTCATGTAATAGCTCTTGATATTAATAATAATAACTTAATAGATTATATGAAAACAGATATGCCTTTGAAAGTAGTGCAAATTGATTTAAGTAATAGCGAAGCGATTCATAATCTTTTTACTCAATTAGATTTAGAAAAGCTTTCTCCTGATATATTAATAAATGCAGCTGGTATTCGAGAGATAACACCTGTTTTACATTTATCCGATGATATGTTTAAAAAAGTAATTGATGTAAATTTAGTAGCACCATTTATCCTTTCTAGGGAAGTAGCTAAGCGATGGTGTGAATCGAAAATAAAAGGTTGTATTGTGAATATAGCATCGGTTTCTGGATTAATGGCTGAACCAGAGCGAGCTGCTTATGTGGCATCAAAGCATGCCTTAATCGGATTGACTAAACAGATGGCTATGGAATTTGGGAAGCAAAATATAAGAGTAAATAGCATTTCTCCCGGTGTTATTAGAACTGAACTTACAGAAGAATACTTTAGTAATAAAGCATTGATGTCTATGATAAAAAGTAATCAATCTTTAGATACTTGGGGGTTGCCGCAGGATATTGTTTCATGTATTGAGTACTTGATTTCTGATCAGGCCCGCTTTATTACTGGTTCTAATTTTGTAATTGATGGTGGTTGGACTGCTGGGAAAAACTTGTAG
- a CDS encoding DMT family transporter, with product MLQKSFKQEKTVPALKMIASMVIFGSVGFFSVQTNLPSFELVFVRCIFATIFLSVCWLLTGQYKQDKWERKEVIQVLICGFFLVFNWVFLFKAFENMSVTIAISVYHLAPVIVLLIGSIVFKEKLTLISIISIVVCFVGALLIAGIDGSFSFGSLMSSGMIWGFLAALFYAFTTLFGKGINKMSAYAMTFLQTFLGIFLLIPFIDLDAFSGLTQSNWTYIIATGFIHTGIVYYLFFDSLRHLSTKTISILVFLDPAVAILLDTVLTGFRPTLMQITGILFIFIGMTLTLKKSKDKKLSQKEKRIESDASISQQ from the coding sequence TTGCTTCAAAAAAGTTTTAAGCAAGAGAAAACGGTACCGGCCTTAAAGATGATAGCATCAATGGTTATCTTTGGATCAGTTGGATTTTTTTCTGTTCAAACAAACTTACCTTCGTTTGAATTAGTGTTTGTAAGGTGTATTTTTGCGACAATATTTTTAAGTGTATGCTGGTTGCTTACAGGGCAATATAAACAAGATAAATGGGAACGAAAAGAAGTTATTCAAGTTTTAATATGTGGGTTTTTCTTAGTATTTAATTGGGTTTTCTTATTTAAAGCCTTTGAAAATATGTCAGTTACAATTGCTATCTCAGTTTATCATCTTGCACCAGTAATTGTACTGTTAATTGGAAGTATCGTCTTTAAAGAAAAATTAACATTAATATCTATCATTTCAATAGTTGTGTGTTTTGTGGGAGCTTTATTAATTGCTGGTATCGATGGAAGCTTCTCTTTCGGTTCATTAATGTCTTCAGGTATGATATGGGGATTTCTTGCAGCTCTCTTTTATGCATTTACAACTTTATTTGGTAAAGGGATTAACAAAATGAGTGCGTATGCAATGACATTTTTACAAACATTCTTGGGGATATTTCTTTTAATACCATTTATAGATTTAGATGCTTTTAGTGGCCTCACTCAAAGTAATTGGACATATATTATAGCTACTGGTTTTATTCACACAGGGATAGTGTATTATCTGTTTTTTGATAGTTTACGCCATTTGTCTACAAAAACAATCTCAATATTAGTTTTTTTAGATCCGGCAGTGGCAATATTATTAGATACTGTACTTACTGGATTCCGTCCAACTTTAATGCAAATAACAGGAATTCTATTTATTTTTATTGGCATGACTTTAACATTAAAAAAATCTAAAGATAAAAAACTGAGCCAAAAAGAAAAGCGAATTGAAAGCGATGCTAGTATATCTCAACAATAA
- the hemE gene encoding uroporphyrinogen decarboxylase — MVRTINETFLKACRGERTDYVPAWYMRQAGRSQPEYRKIKEKYSLFEITHNPELCAYVTKLPVDQYNVDAAILYKDIMSPLPAIGVDVEIKSGIGPVIDNPIRSLQDVEKLGEINPEDDVPYILDTIRLLTTEMLDVPLIGFSGAPFTLASYMIEGGPSRNYHNTKAFMYAEPKAWFALMDKLADMVITYLKAQINAGAKAVQIFDSWVGTVNVADYRVFIKPAMERIFAEVRKMGVPMIMHGVGAAHLVNEWHDLPLDVVGLDWRLPIEEARARGVHKAVQGNMDPSFLLAPWSVIEEHVKGILDQGMKQPGYIFNLGHGVFPEVNPDTLKRLTTFIHEYSKGQLAK, encoded by the coding sequence TTGGTAAGAACTATAAATGAGACATTTTTAAAAGCATGTAGGGGGGAACGTACCGATTATGTACCAGCATGGTATATGCGTCAAGCAGGTCGTTCACAGCCGGAATATAGAAAGATTAAAGAAAAGTATTCTTTATTTGAAATTACACACAATCCAGAGTTATGTGCTTACGTTACAAAATTGCCGGTTGATCAATATAACGTAGATGCAGCAATTCTTTATAAAGATATTATGTCACCACTACCTGCAATTGGTGTGGATGTAGAAATTAAATCAGGTATTGGCCCAGTTATTGATAATCCAATCCGTTCTTTACAAGACGTAGAAAAACTAGGGGAAATCAATCCAGAAGATGACGTACCGTACATACTAGATACAATTCGTTTATTAACGACAGAAATGTTAGACGTACCGTTAATCGGTTTTTCAGGAGCTCCATTTACATTAGCGAGCTATATGATTGAAGGCGGTCCATCTCGTAACTACCATAATACGAAAGCGTTCATGTATGCAGAGCCAAAAGCTTGGTTCGCTTTAATGGATAAACTAGCAGATATGGTTATTACATATTTAAAGGCGCAAATTAATGCAGGAGCAAAAGCAGTTCAAATTTTCGATTCTTGGGTTGGAACAGTAAATGTAGCAGATTATCGCGTATTTATTAAACCAGCAATGGAGCGTATTTTTGCAGAAGTTCGTAAGATGGGTGTACCGATGATTATGCACGGCGTAGGAGCTGCACACTTAGTGAATGAGTGGCACGACTTACCGCTTGATGTAGTCGGCTTAGACTGGCGCTTACCGATTGAGGAAGCACGTGCACGTGGCGTTCATAAGGCGGTCCAAGGTAATATGGACCCTTCATTCTTACTTGCGCCATGGTCTGTTATTGAAGAACATGTAAAAGGTATTTTAGATCAAGGGATGAAACAGCCGGGTTATATCTTTAACTTAGGTCACGGTGTATTCCCAGAAGTAAATCCAGATACATTAAAACGTTTAACTACATTTATTCATGAATACTCTAAAGGGCAGTTAGCGAAGTAA
- the hmoB gene encoding heme-degrading monooxygenase HmoB, whose protein sequence is MKAIISYETPLEQSHFTAKNDEKNMFYKENTEESVEGSLQYDVLDAVGEFKGQPGYIVCNNISVTDEGRPVFENRFKNRAGLIENEPGFQAIRVLRPLSNDTYVILTMWETEQNFKDWTESRSFENAHKKRPAQAEGQAQAHPHAEQQKSIFSRPSFVTTFDVLV, encoded by the coding sequence ATGAAGGCTATTATTTCATACGAAACACCTCTAGAACAATCACATTTCACTGCAAAAAATGATGAGAAAAATATGTTTTATAAAGAAAATACAGAAGAATCTGTAGAAGGCTCACTTCAGTATGACGTACTAGATGCTGTCGGTGAATTTAAAGGACAACCTGGCTATATCGTCTGTAACAACATTTCTGTCACAGACGAAGGTCGCCCAGTATTTGAAAACCGCTTTAAAAACCGCGCAGGTCTTATTGAAAACGAACCAGGATTCCAAGCGATCCGTGTTCTACGCCCATTAAGTAACGATACATATGTCATCTTAACAATGTGGGAAACAGAGCAAAACTTTAAAGACTGGACAGAATCACGTTCATTCGAAAACGCTCATAAAAAACGCCCTGCACAAGCAGAAGGACAAGCACAGGCGCATCCACATGCTGAACAGCAAAAGAGTATTTTCTCTCGTCCTTCGTTCGTGACTACTTTTGATGTGTTAGTTTAA
- a CDS encoding 2OG-Fe dioxygenase family protein yields MTFVLSKMSGFSIEEKVHEFESKGFLEISNEIFLQEEENHSLLTQAQLDYYNLEDDAYGECRARSYSRYIKYVDSPDYILDNSNDYFQSKEYNYDDGGKVRQFNSINDSFLCNPLIQNIVRFDTEFAFKTNIIDKSKDLIIGLHQVRYKATKERPSFSSPIWLHKDDEPVVFLHLMNLSNTAIGGDNLIANSPREINQFISLKEPLETLVFGQKVFHAVTPLGTECSTEAFRDILLVTFSYKETK; encoded by the coding sequence ATGACGTTTGTTCTTAGTAAAATGAGTGGCTTTAGCATAGAAGAAAAGGTACATGAATTTGAATCTAAAGGGTTTCTTGAAATCTCAAATGAAATCTTTTTACAAGAGGAAGAGAATCATAGTTTATTAACACAAGCACAGTTAGATTATTATAATTTGGAAGATGATGCGTACGGTGAATGCCGTGCTAGATCTTATTCAAGGTATATAAAGTATGTTGATTCACCAGATTATATTTTAGATAATAGTAATGATTACTTCCAATCTAAAGAATATAACTATGATGATGGCGGGAAAGTTAGACAGTTCAATAGCATAAATGATAGCTTTTTATGTAATCCTTTAATTCAAAATATCGTGCGTTTCGATACTGAGTTTGCATTTAAAACAAATATAATAGATAAAAGTAAAGATTTAATTATAGGCTTACATCAAGTAAGATATAAAGCTACTAAAGAAAGACCATCTTTTAGTTCACCTATTTGGTTACATAAAGATGATGAACCAGTAGTATTTTTACACCTTATGAATTTAAGTAATACAGCTATCGGCGGAGATAATTTAATAGCTAATTCTCCTCGGGAAATTAATCAGTTTATAAGTTTGAAGGAGCCTTTAGAAACTTTAGTATTTGGACAAAAGGTCTTCCATGCCGTAACGCCACTTGGAACAGAATGTAGTACGGAGGCTTTTCGTGATATTTTATTAGTAACATTTTCTTATAAGGAGACAAAATGA